TCCGTCGACCGGGGCGTGCGTGGTGACCGCCACCGCCCGCCCGGCGAACCGGACGAACTCGCCCGGCTTCCGGAGGGCCCGGTCCAGCCCCGGGCTCGCCACCTCGAGCATGTAGCGCTCGATCGGTAGATCGTAGAGATCGAGCTCCCGGCTGAGCGCCTCGTTCAGCCGCGCGCAGTCTTCAACCCCGGCCCCGCGGTCGGCATCGACCAGAACGCGGACGACCGGATGCCGGACGTCGCCCGAGACCTCGACGTCCACGATCTCAAGACCCATCCGGGCCCCGATCGGCACGGCCAGCGTCTCGATCTGGCTTGCCATTTCCCGCCGCCTGTTCCCGTTCACCGCCCGCGCCGCCCCGGAACGCCCCTAAGAAACGAAAGAGTGGGTGCAACTACCCACTCCCCGCAGACGCGCCGACTTGATGCCGCTAGGAGTATACCATATGCCGGGAGACGTCACAACCGCCCGCGTGCGGCGGGTGCGGCGGGCCCGCGACGGCCTCAGCCGAGCTGCCGGCGAAACCGCCAGACGCTTAGCGAGAGCAGGACCGCGGTGAACACCAGGAGCGCCACGAAGTTCGGCCAGAGCGTTTCGAACCCGCTGCCCTTGATCAGGGCGCCGCGGGTGATCCGGCCGAAGTGATAGATCGGGTTCACGACCACGAGCGGCTGCATCCACCGCGGCATCGCCTCCACGGGCATGAGGGC
This genomic interval from bacterium contains the following:
- the rimP gene encoding ribosome maturation factor RimP; its protein translation is MASQIETLAVPIGARMGLEIVDVEVSGDVRHPVVRVLVDADRGAGVEDCARLNEALSRELDLYDLPIERYMLEVASPGLDRALRKPGEFVRFAGRAVAVTTHAPVDGQRRFRGRLLGLVDGRAAVQLEDGREVRFGLDEIAQARLVVEEDVLRQDLRRA